CCGCTCGACCACCACCGGCGCCATCTGCAGCGCCTCGCCGATGCGCACGGCGGCGTCCCGCGCGGCCTCGCGGCTGGCGAAAGGACCGGCCTGGACGCGGCGCAGGGCGCCGTCCTGCACGACGGCAATGGCCGCACCGGCGGCCGATGCGGGTGCGGCGGCGCGGCGCGACACCGCGTCGGCACCCTCCGGCCGGGAGAACGCGCCGAGCTGCACCCAGAAGCTGCCGCCGGCCGATCCGGCTGCCACCGGCGCTGGCGCGGCGGGCGTCGGCACGACGGGCGGCAGCGCGGGCTGGGCGTCAGCGACCAGCGCTCGCGGCGCCACGGGCTCATCCTGGTCGGCGCTGCGGCTCTCGGCGGCCAAGGCCACGGCGGTGATGCCGACCGGCGTGTCGCTCGTCGGCTCGGGCGGCGCCGCGTCGACCGGCGCATAGGCCACGGTCGCCACGGCCGATGCCGGCACCTGGACCGACGCCGGGGCTTGGGCCAACACAGCCGGCGAAGCATCGCCACGCCGCCAGGTGCTCGCGGCGATCTGCACCGGCGTGATCCGCTCCACTTCCACCGGTGCCACGCCGCGCAACAGGTCGAGCTTGAACGCCGCGGTGTAGCTCAGGTCGATGATGCGGCCCTCGTGGAACGGGCCACGATCGTTCACCCGCACGATGACCTCGCGGCCGTTGGCAGGGTTGCGCACCCAAGCGTAGCTGGGGATCGGCAGCGTCGGATGCGCCGCGGTCATCGCATACATGTCGTAGGGCTCGCCACTGGAGGTGGACGCGCCGTGGAACTTGCGGCCGTACCAGGAGGCCAGGCCGCTCTCGCGGTAGGTGGCATCGGGCGCCATCGGGCTGTAGGTGCGGCCGAGCACCACGTAGGGCTTGTTGGGGCCGCCGGCACGGATGGTTTCACGGCGCGGCTCGGCATCGGGCACTTGCGCCAGGTGGGCCGGCGGGTTGGCGTCCGGGCCGTCGCGGCCGGCGCGGGGGCCGCTGCGGCCACCGGGGCCGCTGGCGCAACCGGCCAGCAGCACGGCGGCCGTCAGGGCCGCCGATGCCGCGAGCCACCTAGCCAAAGACGGCGCTCCACAACGCCTGGATCGCATCGCGCTCGACCGCCATGGCGTCGGCGACGAGCTGCGTCGGCTCTTCGTTCAGCCGCGCGCGGTGCTGTTCCCGGCGCAGGACGCGGTAGGCGTCGGCCGCGCGTTGGCCCACACCCGGTGGCAGCAGTTGCGCGGCTTCGGCGCGCTGCAGCAGCGCGATGTTGCCGACGTTCTCGCGCAGGCCCGCGTGTTCGCCCGAGGCCGACAGCACCAGATACTGCACCGCGAATTCGGCGTCGACCATGCCGCCGCGGCTGTGCTTCACATCGAACCGGCCGGCCTTGACCGGATGCGCTGCGCGCACCTTCTCGCGCATGGCGACGATCTCCTGGGCCAGCGCGGCGGCGTCGCGCGGGGCGGTGATGACGGCCTCGCGCACCGCATCGAAGCGCGCGCGCCAGTCGAAGCCGTCGGCCTGCGTGGGCGGCGCCAGTACGCATCGAGCGCGGGTCATGGCCTGGTGCTCCCAGGTCCAGGCGGTATTGCTGCCGCGCCGTTCCTGGTATTTGGCATAGGCCTCGAAACTGGTGACCAGCATGCCGGAGTTGCCGTTGGGCCGCAGCGCGGTGTCGATCTCGTAGATGTCGCCGTCGGCGGTTTTCACGGTCAGCCAGTTGATCAGCTTGCGCACGAAGGCCGAATAGACCTCCGAGGCACGGTCGTCTTCGTCGTGGTAGACGAAGACGATGTCGAGGTCGCTGCCGTAGCCGAGTTCCTTGCCGCCGAGCTTGCCGTAGCCGATGACCGCGAATGGCGGCTCGGCTTCCTCGCGGTGGCGCTGCTTGAGACGGCTCCAGCACCAGCGCGCGGTGATGCGCAGCGTGGCGTCGGCCAGCGCGCTGAGGTCGTCGGCCACCTGCTCCACGCCGATCACGCCCTCCACGTCGCGCGCCAGGGTGCGGAACACCTCGGCGTGGTGCGCGCGGCGCAGCAGGTTGAGCAGGGTTTCGTCGTCGTCTTCGGCGGTGTTGGTGACCGAGGCCAGGCGGCGTTCGAGTTCGTCTTCGTATTCGGCGGCGTTGAAGCGTTCGGCCAGCAGGAACGGCCCGGCGAGTTCGTCGATGACGCCCGGGTGCTGGCGCAGGTAGCGCGCCGGCCATTTGGCCGCACCCAGCAGATGCAGCAGCCGGCGGTGCACGGCGGGGCGCTCGAGCAGCAGCGCCAGGTAGTTCTGGCGGCGCAGCAGCGGCTCGATCCAGTCGGCCATCTGCACGGCGGATTCCTCGGTGGCGGAACCGTCGGCCAGCCACAGGGCGGTGCGCTGCAGCAGCTTGAGCAGCCGGGTGCGGTCGACATCGCGCAGCGCGTTGATGCGCGGATGCCCGCGCCATTCGCGCATGCGCTCACGCACCCGCTCAGGCAGGCGTTCGAGCAGCGCGTCGAAGTCCGGCGGTGCACCGGCCGCGCGGCCGCAAACGCCCTTGCCGTTGCAGGCGGCCTGGGCGTTGCCGCCGAGCAGGGTGTCGAACTCCTGGGCGACGCGTTCGCGGTGGCCGTCGAGGTCGTGCAGGAAGGGGCAGAGCTGCGTATAGCCCATGGTGCGCGCGATCCATTCCAGGTCGGCGTCGGCGGTGGGCAGGGCGTGGGTCTGCTGGTCGTCGAGGTATTGGATGCGGTGCTCGACGCGGCGCAGAAAGGTGTAGGCCTCGGCCAACGCGGCGGCGGTGTCCTCGGCCATCAGGCCGGCGTCGGTGAGGCAGCGCAGCGCCTGCAGCGTGGCGCGATGGCGCAGCTCGGGGAACTGGCCGCCGCGCACCACCTGCAGCAGCTGCACGGTGAACTCGATCTCGCGAATGCCGCCGCGCGAAAGCTTCACGTCGTTGGCGCGCTCGG
The nucleotide sequence above comes from Xylophilus sp. GOD-11R. Encoded proteins:
- a CDS encoding septal ring lytic transglycosylase RlpA family protein, which encodes MARWLAASAALTAAVLLAGCASGPGGRSGPRAGRDGPDANPPAHLAQVPDAEPRRETIRAGGPNKPYVVLGRTYSPMAPDATYRESGLASWYGRKFHGASTSSGEPYDMYAMTAAHPTLPIPSYAWVRNPANGREVIVRVNDRGPFHEGRIIDLSYTAAFKLDLLRGVAPVEVERITPVQIAASTWRRGDASPAVLAQAPASVQVPASAVATVAYAPVDAAPPEPTSDTPVGITAVALAAESRSADQDEPVAPRALVADAQPALPPVVPTPAAPAPVAAGSAGGSFWVQLGAFSRPEGADAVSRRAAAPASAAGAAIAVVQDGALRRVQAGPFASREAARDAAVRIGEALQMAPVVVERR
- the glnE gene encoding bifunctional [glutamate--ammonia ligase]-adenylyl-L-tyrosine phosphorylase/[glutamate--ammonia-ligase] adenylyltransferase codes for the protein MSSGIMTATRGNGPLAVHDVAPAPPSEIDGGAAHARFVQRLRRRYAQELSLLAVGAPTRAAMADTFAALRAQGHDCSAALRVLRQLVMERLATLDCEEQAPLAVVVRGVTELAEFALDIACAEAFATLDARHGVPTNADGSRCEFWVVGMGKLGGRELNVSSDIDLVYVYEAEGETPGNADGRGRISHHEYFAQVVRTITQLVGDTTEHGFVFRVDLMLRPNGHSGPAAVSLAALEEYFVVQGREWERFAWLKSRVVAPRACLGGTAVLGLRQVVLPFVFRRYLDYSVFDGLRDLHRQIREHATRRSAGKPERANDVKLSRGGIREIEFTVQLLQVVRGGQFPELRHRATLQALRCLTDAGLMAEDTAAALAEAYTFLRRVEHRIQYLDDQQTHALPTADADLEWIARTMGYTQLCPFLHDLDGHRERVAQEFDTLLGGNAQAACNGKGVCGRAAGAPPDFDALLERLPERVRERMREWRGHPRINALRDVDRTRLLKLLQRTALWLADGSATEESAVQMADWIEPLLRRQNYLALLLERPAVHRRLLHLLGAAKWPARYLRQHPGVIDELAGPFLLAERFNAAEYEDELERRLASVTNTAEDDDETLLNLLRRAHHAEVFRTLARDVEGVIGVEQVADDLSALADATLRITARWCWSRLKQRHREEAEPPFAVIGYGKLGGKELGYGSDLDIVFVYHDEDDRASEVYSAFVRKLINWLTVKTADGDIYEIDTALRPNGNSGMLVTSFEAYAKYQERRGSNTAWTWEHQAMTRARCVLAPPTQADGFDWRARFDAVREAVITAPRDAAALAQEIVAMREKVRAAHPVKAGRFDVKHSRGGMVDAEFAVQYLVLSASGEHAGLRENVGNIALLQRAEAAQLLPPGVGQRAADAYRVLRREQHRARLNEEPTQLVADAMAVERDAIQALWSAVFG